The region AGGACGGAAAGCCATTTAAGACTAGAGATGGCGGTGTAATGCGTCTTGAACATTTAATGGATAGCATTAATGAAGAAGTTTATAAGAAGATAATGTCCAATCGAGAAATGGAAGAAGAGGAAGCTAGAGAAATTGCTAAAATAGTCGGTTTGGCAGCATTAAAATACGGTGATTTATCTAATCAAGCATCCAAAGATTACATCTTTGATATTGACCGCTTTACTTCCTTTGAAGGAAATACAGGCCCTTATATTCTTTATACTATCGTTCGTATTAAGTCAATTCTTGCAAAGTATCAAGAAGAAAACAAAGCAGTGGATGTTAGCAAGCTTTGCATTAAGTCTGGTAATACAAGAGAATACGGCATAAGTGAAGTAAATCTTATGTTAGAATGTGCGAAGTTCAATGATATGATTGAACATGCTGCATACGAAAATGCGCCACATAAGTTATGTGCTTATGTTTACGATTTGGCGAATGCATTTAGTACGTTCTATCATGAAAATAAAATTATTGCAGAAGAAAACAAAGAGAAACAGCAAGAATGGATTGCTCTTATTAAGTTAGTATTAAGAATTTTATCTACTTGCATCGAATTATTAGGTTTTAGCGCACCAGAAAAAATGTAAGAAATAATCTAAGCGCGCGAAAGGACTGGAAAGTAACGAGCTTTCCAGTCTTTTTTTATCTTCGAGGTATGTGCATATCATGTAGGTATGGCAAGCGAAGGTCTTAGCTTGATAAAGTGTATTCACATTGGCAAGTACCTTAGCTATAAGATAACGGCATGGGAAACCTAGAGTGGCAAAGCTACTTTGTTTAATTTATAGTGAGTAAATAAAAGAAGATTGGAGACTGATTTATGTATAAACTGTTATCTAAACTAGTCATTTATCGTAATATCGGAAAAGACAGTATACTGGTACGTTTAGCAGATATTATAGAACAGTATCAGCGAGGAAATTTAAATAAAGAAGATACGATTGCATCTATCTATACACAGATACATAATTTACTTGATATCGCAACGGAATATGGTTTTAATGATAACTTATGGCATAATTATTTGAGTTATTTACTTGCCTCTGTTGAGAATCCTTTTAGTATGTCTTGTGAGAAAATAGGGGCAAGAGAAGGTACTGTAAATAAGTTTGCTAAAGGGGACTTTGCAATATTTAAAGCATTATTTGATTATGACTTTACTCCATTAGAGGATGAGCTTGGCATTGATTGCTTTAACGTTATTACAGACTATAAAGCAATTGAGAAAAATGGAAAGTGCTACAATCGTAGTGTTAGTGAAAAAGTTCAAGTATTAAGTCGTAAGATTTCAGAAGCAAAGGATGAACATGAAATCTTCCAGATTGTAACGGATTTTTATAAATATTATGGTGTTGGGATGCTTGGGTTAAACAAAGCTTTTCGTATAGGGAAAGACAGTGATGAGTTCCGATTATCACCGATTACGAATACGGAAGAAGTAGTGTTGTCTGATTTGATAGGTTATGAGATTCAAAAGAAAAAATTAGTTGATAACACAAAAGCATTTATCGGAGGGAAAAAGGCAAACAATGTTCTATTGTTTGGAGATAGTGGGACAGGAAAGTCAACTAGTGTTAAGGCTATTCTTAACGAATACTACCCAGAAGGACTTCGTATGATTGAAATCTTTAAGCACCAGTTTAAAGATTTATCAACAGTGATCTCAAAAATTAAGAATCGAAATTATAAATTTATTATTTATATGGATGATTTGTCATTTGAGGAATTTGAAATAGAATATAAGTATTTAAAAGCAGTGATTGAAGGTGGGCTTGAAACAAAACCTGATAATGTTTTAATCTATGCGACCTCAAACCGTAGACATCTTATTAGAGAAACATGGAGTGATCGTTCTGATATGTCAAAAGACGAGTTACATCGTTCTGATACGATGCAAGAAAAACTCTCTTTAGTTGCTAGGTTTGGTATCAGCATCAATTATTCTGCTCCATCTCAAAAAGAGTATTTTATAATTGTTGAAGAGTTAGCGAAAAAATATAATAACTTTGGTTTATCAAAAGAAGATTTAATCCAAAAAGCAAATATGTGGGAGCTTAGTCATGGAGGTTTATCTGGTAGAACAGCCTCCCAGTTTATCACTTATATGCTAAGTCAAGAGCATAACTACGAAGATTAGAATTCGTCATTTTAAAATTAATGATATACAAAATCAGATGATATTTAGCGACTGCAAAGTCGATAAAAAATGAAATTTGTCGCATATAGTTAATAGAATCAAAATAAATACAAAAATGTACTATAATTGCTAAAAGAAGCAATAATTATTTTGACATTGTGATACGTCACTGGTAAAATAGGACTAGATGTATCATAAGGTGAGAGATTTTGCCTTATTATAAATAAAAAGGTAGTGTTTACTACTTGGAAGGTTAGTAGTATTAGTAATAGAAACAAATTGTATTGAAAGTGAGGTTAACCATGGAGGCAAGAATAAGTAAAAATGGAAAACGAATCTTAAGAGGTGCAATGTTTGGAGCTTGTTTTGCGATGACAGTAGCACTTTTTAAAACTTCAGTTACCTATGGAAATGAACTGAAAATAAATGCATTGGTTTCTACAACTCAAGATAAGGATGAAACTTATTATCTTGGTAAAGTAACGGGTGGTGTCAATGTCAGAGTTGGCGCAGGTGCGGATAAAGACCAACTAGTCGTGGCTAATCAGAGTGTGAAATTAAAAAAAGGTACTGAGGTTACCATACTATCCGAAGTAATGGTGGGTAATAAGGCTTGGTATGAAGTTAGGTTTAAATTAGGAAAAGAAGAAGTAGTGGGTTTTGCAACGAGTACATACATTGAGAAGACAAAAAAGACAATTACTCCGACTCCAATGCCAACACTTACTCCAGAACCTACATCAACACCAACACCAGTACCAACTGCAGTACCGACGGTAGAACCTACTGCGACTCCTGCTAAGTCAACGAACGAAGCAGGTGATAACAGTACAGGGAGCATGATTTTATGGATATTTGGCGGAATTTCTATGTTAGCTTTGGGTATTGTGTTAACACTTTCCGTTAGAAAGAAACGAAAAGAAGACTTTGAAGAGGCTAAGGAAGTATCTAAAAAAGTTGATAAACTTAAGAATATGGTGATAACGAAAGATATCGATGAGAAAGATTCTGCCGACGAAAATCCAAAGAAAAAGGCAGCAGGAAAATTCACAAAAGAAGGAAGGCCTACACGCCAACCAATTGCGATTCAGCATACCGCTGAGGTTTATGTTAAGAATTCAAAACTCGGTGATTCAAATAAATTTACAGATGAACTTGCTGTTACAAAAGAGCAAGTAGCTGAGGATTTCTCTGTAATAAAAGAGAGTTTAGAAAAAGACAGTGGTGAAAAAAATGAATTGCGTAAAGCAGTTCAAGCACTTCGTGAGCATGATATTGTAATTCATAAGTATTTTGGTAAAGGGGAAGTCTTCGATAACTCGGATGTTAAACTGATTGAGGTTCGCTTTGGCGGAGATGCCAGATTCCTTAATAAAGAACAGTTGGTTACTAAGAAGTTATTACAGATTACAAATGAGCGTAGAAGATAATCTGTTGAGTAATTCTTAAATTTAAAATAAATGCCATATGATAGGGACAACTACCATATGGCATTTTTAAAAGCATTTAGCGCTATTTGGCTATACTCATTCCCCTGGAAGCTACTGCTTCCTTCTGTTTATTACTTCAAAAACATCTAGTGTTATGAATCCATCCTCCATTACAAATAGAGGAATCCCAATATTCCCGTCATCTTTAACTTTATCAAATAATGAATTTGTATCGCGATATTTTAAAAACTCTTTTAAATGAGTTGTTGCTTGTGTGAATTCTCGATATTCTACAGTAATATCTGCATGATTTTGTAGTACGTTCATAGCCTCGGTGCAGTCCGGGCAAATATTCATTCCATACATAATAACGTTCATTGATGCCTCCATAGAAAGTTTGTTTTATATTATGAGTTAAGCATAGCATATTAATTATCCTTTTAAAAGGAGTTCAGTTAGAGAGTGATTTTTTTAGTTTTATTATTCATCGAATTAAGAATTTCATTAGAGAATCATAACCTCTGCTATGCATAATATATAACAGATATGTAAATAAAGTGAGGAATAATATGATGCAGGAAGGTAAAGGGGAAACTCTGTTAAAACATACAAAGAAAAAGACAGTAACGGACGAAGGTGGAAAACTCGATCTTTTAGAGTGTTCCTATGGATATCCTCAGATTTTAACTAATAAAGAAGATAGCCCACAGGCTAAGGTGAATAAGGATATTACAAGAGTTATGGATCAACGATATCAGAGTAATTGTGAAGAGGCATTGGTTAATGCCTTATATATTGTTGATTTAGTAAGCGTACCAAATGATGGTTTGATAGGACCTTCATGGTTTCCTTTAAAAGCAAGCGTTACTTATCGAGTAACATTTAATCAACATGGTATATTGTCTATCGTTTTTTTAGAATTTCGCTGGTATGGTGGTGCACATCCTATGACGGAGCAATTCTCCATGACCTATAATGTGGAAACGGGGAAACAAATTACAGCTCCGGAAATTTTGGGAGAATCAGAGGATGAGGTTAAGAAACAAATTGCAAGCGGTTTTACGAAACAGTTCGAAAAAGATCCTGATAAGTTTTTTCCAGATTCTATCAAAGATTTAGCCAAGCTTAAGTTTGA is a window of Lachnoclostridium phytofermentans ISDg DNA encoding:
- a CDS encoding SH3 domain-containing protein; this encodes MEARISKNGKRILRGAMFGACFAMTVALFKTSVTYGNELKINALVSTTQDKDETYYLGKVTGGVNVRVGAGADKDQLVVANQSVKLKKGTEVTILSEVMVGNKAWYEVRFKLGKEEVVGFATSTYIEKTKKTITPTPMPTLTPEPTSTPTPVPTAVPTVEPTATPAKSTNEAGDNSTGSMILWIFGGISMLALGIVLTLSVRKKRKEDFEEAKEVSKKVDKLKNMVITKDIDEKDSADENPKKKAAGKFTKEGRPTRQPIAIQHTAEVYVKNSKLGDSNKFTDELAVTKEQVAEDFSVIKESLEKDSGEKNELRKAVQALREHDIVIHKYFGKGEVFDNSDVKLIEVRFGGDARFLNKEQLVTKKLLQITNERRR
- a CDS encoding DUF3298 and DUF4163 domain-containing protein → MMQEGKGETLLKHTKKKTVTDEGGKLDLLECSYGYPQILTNKEDSPQAKVNKDITRVMDQRYQSNCEEALVNALYIVDLVSVPNDGLIGPSWFPLKASVTYRVTFNQHGILSIVFLEFRWYGGAHPMTEQFSMTYNVETGKQITAPEILGESEDEVKKQIASGFTKQFEKDPDKFFPDSIKDLAKLKFEYRFYLKGDNIVFYFNPYEIGPFASGILEYSMPILKKKQ
- a CDS encoding glutaredoxin, encoding MNVIMYGMNICPDCTEAMNVLQNHADITVEYREFTQATTHLKEFLKYRDTNSLFDKVKDDGNIGIPLFVMEDGFITLDVFEVINRRKQ
- a CDS encoding ATP-binding protein, producing the protein MYKLLSKLVIYRNIGKDSILVRLADIIEQYQRGNLNKEDTIASIYTQIHNLLDIATEYGFNDNLWHNYLSYLLASVENPFSMSCEKIGAREGTVNKFAKGDFAIFKALFDYDFTPLEDELGIDCFNVITDYKAIEKNGKCYNRSVSEKVQVLSRKISEAKDEHEIFQIVTDFYKYYGVGMLGLNKAFRIGKDSDEFRLSPITNTEEVVLSDLIGYEIQKKKLVDNTKAFIGGKKANNVLLFGDSGTGKSTSVKAILNEYYPEGLRMIEIFKHQFKDLSTVISKIKNRNYKFIIYMDDLSFEEFEIEYKYLKAVIEGGLETKPDNVLIYATSNRRHLIRETWSDRSDMSKDELHRSDTMQEKLSLVARFGISINYSAPSQKEYFIIVEELAKKYNNFGLSKEDLIQKANMWELSHGGLSGRTASQFITYMLSQEHNYED